In Desulfomonile tiedjei DSM 6799, a genomic segment contains:
- a CDS encoding serine/threonine protein kinase, protein MERDSQSLREDLYRVIQHYADLAALAKKGEINPLGQIGKILKNTAPYLLLVIKDYLPQLERHEITFYEMLFQIISEAQRFPDQQVLLDSRNEIQKAEHAGRIFLYAVKWLDAQSNLRPSLQDIDVMAQKLQGLNDKYKKRYCFIDEETTTLIPCFFLREETESHENSLGRLADLVRRAILELHHLMIDHEPERKSFLSIFRTTNHAREEAENDLVQLAWFLFRCGFPVNRIATGYYKDALSNFLNERILIHLAKTAKSLDTIQGISNHLWLTCLMEFSTFFEIANDYVDLNDAKEVNKHIKIIKGRNRRGGNLLERIIELLQIYADHPNGKLPASFLLYRYYASFGDYHGDRRLDDRTRALKAVELYKPLLDRSEIEKKAAEGLQESGKCFSSKTQDEMAGLFKLIMDSLENPASIKGKKVKVLGDISSGAMGSVSVGIYRNQIVALKRVRSQISSALGDPEALLDYESKIHARVQLPEPHACVVDYYGLIEQDNEKIMVNGYHPNDNLTQLVERNWLEKYKPPFNVESKLNLAVLEIIVNQLLDCLRFFRLKGVVHRDLKTDNILYMVDENERLNRIKVIDFGVALAIGPGAIEDLFRGKVVGTFAYMAPEQAKGKSVFQSDLYSVGAIFTVLLTGKLPMVFPKTKTRQDLVRQILRIEKEPRPRLTELNPFLKKNTTLEHIAATVESMLDLDPMRRPNLEEVQEAFDGVFQHIGQEKHTLSIYYHRG, encoded by the coding sequence ATGGAGCGGGACTCACAGTCCCTTAGGGAAGATCTCTACCGGGTGATTCAGCACTATGCCGACTTGGCTGCACTTGCCAAGAAGGGTGAGATCAACCCTCTCGGCCAAATCGGAAAAATACTTAAAAATACAGCTCCTTATCTTCTCCTCGTCATAAAAGACTATCTTCCTCAGCTAGAACGCCACGAAATCACCTTCTATGAAATGCTGTTCCAGATAATAAGTGAGGCACAGCGATTTCCGGATCAACAGGTTCTTCTCGACAGTCGCAATGAAATCCAGAAAGCAGAACATGCGGGCCGCATTTTTCTGTACGCTGTAAAGTGGCTGGACGCGCAATCGAATCTGAGGCCCTCACTCCAAGACATCGATGTCATGGCTCAGAAGCTTCAAGGGCTGAACGACAAGTACAAGAAGCGGTATTGCTTCATCGACGAAGAAACGACGACGCTCATTCCCTGCTTTTTTCTACGAGAGGAGACCGAATCTCACGAGAACAGCCTCGGGCGCCTGGCCGATTTGGTACGTCGCGCCATTCTGGAACTGCATCATTTGATGATCGATCACGAACCGGAGCGAAAATCGTTTCTTTCCATTTTCCGGACTACCAATCATGCGCGCGAAGAAGCGGAAAACGATTTGGTGCAGCTTGCGTGGTTTCTCTTCCGTTGTGGTTTCCCTGTCAATCGCATAGCCACCGGTTACTATAAGGACGCCTTATCTAATTTCCTGAATGAAAGAATATTGATTCACCTTGCAAAGACTGCGAAAAGCCTGGATACCATCCAGGGAATTTCCAACCATTTGTGGCTCACATGCTTAATGGAATTTAGCACGTTCTTTGAAATTGCTAACGATTATGTTGATCTGAATGATGCCAAAGAAGTCAATAAGCATATTAAGATAATAAAAGGAAGGAATCGGCGTGGAGGAAACCTCCTGGAGAGAATAATCGAATTGCTCCAAATATACGCTGATCATCCCAATGGCAAGCTTCCTGCCAGCTTTCTCCTCTACCGCTATTACGCATCGTTCGGAGACTATCACGGGGATCGCAGATTAGACGACCGAACCCGTGCCCTCAAGGCAGTGGAATTGTACAAACCCCTGCTCGATCGTTCGGAAATCGAGAAAAAGGCTGCAGAAGGACTCCAGGAATCGGGTAAATGCTTCAGTTCCAAGACCCAGGACGAAATGGCAGGACTTTTCAAGTTGATTATGGATTCTCTCGAGAATCCTGCATCGATAAAAGGCAAGAAAGTCAAAGTCCTCGGTGACATATCCTCAGGTGCCATGGGTTCGGTGAGTGTCGGAATTTACCGAAATCAAATCGTAGCACTTAAGCGAGTTCGCTCACAGATCTCGTCCGCTCTGGGGGATCCGGAGGCACTCCTGGATTATGAATCCAAGATACATGCGCGGGTCCAATTGCCGGAACCGCATGCCTGCGTAGTCGATTATTACGGTCTTATCGAACAAGACAATGAAAAGATCATGGTAAACGGCTACCATCCGAACGACAATCTCACGCAACTCGTCGAAAGGAATTGGCTGGAAAAGTACAAGCCACCATTTAATGTGGAAAGCAAACTGAACCTTGCAGTCCTGGAAATCATCGTGAATCAGCTTTTGGATTGCCTGCGTTTTTTCAGACTCAAGGGGGTTGTCCATCGGGATCTGAAGACGGACAATATCTTGTACATGGTAGACGAAAATGAACGTCTGAATCGGATCAAAGTCATTGATTTCGGAGTGGCTTTGGCTATCGGACCGGGAGCAATAGAAGACCTGTTCAGAGGAAAAGTGGTTGGAACGTTTGCCTATATGGCCCCGGAGCAGGCAAAAGGCAAGAGCGTCTTTCAGTCCGATCTCTATAGTGTCGGCGCAATATTTACGGTGCTCCTAACAGGGAAACTTCCCATGGTGTTTCCCAAGACAAAGACCCGTCAGGATTTGGTGCGACAGATTCTTAGGATAGAAAAAGAGCCTCGCCCGAGACTCACCGAGTTAAATCCGTTCTTGAAGAAGAACACGACCTTGGAGCATATTGCCGCCACCGTGGAGAGCATGCTGGATCTCGATCCCATGAGAAGACCGAACCTTGAAGAAGTGCAAGAGGCATTCGACGGAGTCTTCCAGCACATAGGACAGGAAAAGCATACACTCAGCATTTATTATCATCGCGGATGA